The proteins below are encoded in one region of Micromonospora pisi:
- a CDS encoding alpha/beta fold hydrolase encodes MPRVTVGSEGANPIEIYYEDHGTGTPVVLSHGYPLSGRAWEKQVSALLAAGYRVITYDRRGWGNSSQPASGYDYDTFASDVNVLLTKLDVRDAILVGHSMGTGDVARYLGRYGTGRVAKAVLMSPIPPFLLRTDDNPEGAPQSLFDGFIQAAQADRYVWLKQFLENFYNLDVYGGSLVSDEAFRASWNVAVAGSPLAAVACIPTWLTDFREDLSKIDLPVLVIQGDQDRVLPIGVTGQRLSAFIGDTRLLVIEGGPHAIAWTHADQVNAALLDFFQE; translated from the coding sequence ATGCCCCGTGTCACCGTTGGCTCAGAGGGAGCCAACCCGATCGAAATCTATTACGAAGATCACGGCACCGGTACGCCGGTAGTACTCAGTCACGGCTACCCGCTCAGCGGGCGGGCCTGGGAGAAGCAGGTCTCCGCACTGCTCGCAGCCGGATACCGCGTGATCACGTATGACCGGCGGGGTTGGGGCAATTCCAGCCAGCCCGCCAGTGGCTACGACTACGACACGTTCGCCAGCGATGTGAACGTGCTGCTCACGAAACTGGACGTACGCGACGCCATCCTCGTGGGTCACTCGATGGGAACCGGCGACGTTGCCCGGTACCTGGGTCGCTATGGCACAGGGCGGGTCGCGAAGGCCGTACTGATGTCGCCGATCCCGCCGTTCCTCCTCCGGACGGACGACAATCCCGAAGGCGCACCGCAGTCGTTGTTCGATGGGTTCATCCAGGCCGCACAGGCGGACCGGTACGTGTGGCTCAAGCAGTTCCTGGAGAACTTCTACAACCTCGACGTCTACGGCGGCTCGCTGGTCAGCGACGAGGCGTTCCGGGCCAGTTGGAACGTGGCCGTGGCCGGATCTCCCCTCGCCGCGGTGGCCTGTATCCCGACCTGGCTCACCGACTTCCGTGAAGACCTGTCCAAGATTGACTTGCCGGTACTCGTGATCCAGGGCGACCAGGACCGGGTCCTACCCATCGGGGTGACCGGCCAGCGGCTGTCCGCCTTCATCGGGGATACGCGGTTGCTCGTCATCGAGGGCGGGCCGCACGCCATCGCCTGGACCCACGCCGATCAGGTCAACGCTGCCCTGCTCGATTTTTTTCAAGAGTGA
- a CDS encoding alpha/beta fold hydrolase translates to MKLSFRRRLIYVGAAIGALTLGAAGTAQAATSHGVFSGHSRPASAKPTVVLVHGAWADGSSWDKVAAKLQHDGYRVVTPPNLLSGVDNDAANLRAYLDTITGPIVLVGHSYGGMVITNAALGDKQVKALVYVDAYIPEEHDTVLSLTSAVPGSVFAAEASTVFDQVAIPGDDPHNVNLYVKPSIFGKAFADKSIPAKDVAVLAARQRPLAFNALVEESNEPAWRTIPSWSVIGKQDAVIPAAQQIAMSKRAKAHTIEINAPHLSMVTDAGAVTNQIEAAAKATD, encoded by the coding sequence GTGAAATTGTCTTTCCGGCGCCGCCTCATCTACGTAGGCGCGGCCATCGGTGCCCTCACCCTCGGTGCTGCCGGCACCGCGCAGGCCGCGACGAGTCACGGCGTGTTCTCCGGCCATTCGCGCCCCGCATCGGCCAAACCGACCGTCGTGCTCGTGCACGGGGCGTGGGCGGACGGGTCCAGCTGGGACAAGGTGGCAGCCAAGCTCCAGCACGACGGCTACCGGGTGGTCACGCCGCCGAATCTCCTGTCGGGCGTGGACAATGACGCCGCTAATCTCCGCGCATACCTGGACACCATCACCGGACCGATCGTCCTCGTCGGGCACTCGTACGGCGGCATGGTCATCACGAACGCCGCTCTGGGCGACAAGCAGGTCAAGGCCCTGGTGTACGTCGACGCGTACATCCCGGAAGAGCACGACACGGTGCTGTCGCTGACCTCGGCCGTGCCGGGCTCGGTCTTCGCGGCCGAAGCGTCCACCGTCTTCGACCAGGTCGCGATCCCCGGTGACGACCCGCACAATGTCAACCTCTACGTGAAGCCGTCGATCTTCGGCAAGGCGTTCGCCGACAAGAGCATTCCCGCCAAGGACGTGGCGGTGCTGGCCGCCCGGCAGCGTCCGCTGGCCTTCAACGCCCTGGTCGAGGAGTCCAACGAGCCGGCCTGGCGCACCATCCCCTCGTGGTCGGTGATCGGCAAGCAGGACGCCGTCATCCCTGCCGCTCAGCAGATCGCCATGTCCAAGAGGGCCAAGGCACACACCATCGAGATCAACGCCCCCCACCTGTCCATGGTCACGGATGCGGGCGCGGTCACCAATCAGATCGAGGCGGCCGCCAAGGCCACCGACTGA
- a CDS encoding VOC family protein, translated as MTTFWTLGCDAEDPQRIAAFWALALDYVKESGFDEPDNASIVDPDGRGPAIGFLKVPEGKVGKNRMHIDIRVAGPGPWDRVERARLIRQKVPELVAAGAAVVREEWYGDILGHVVMQDPEGNEFCVA; from the coding sequence ATGACGACTTTCTGGACCTTGGGATGCGACGCCGAGGATCCGCAGCGGATCGCCGCCTTTTGGGCGCTGGCCCTCGACTATGTCAAGGAATCCGGTTTCGACGAGCCGGACAACGCGTCCATCGTCGACCCGGATGGCCGGGGCCCTGCCATTGGGTTCCTGAAGGTGCCCGAGGGCAAGGTCGGCAAGAACCGTATGCATATCGATATCCGGGTGGCCGGTCCAGGCCCCTGGGACAGGGTCGAGCGCGCCCGACTGATCCGGCAGAAAGTCCCCGAGTTGGTCGCCGCCGGCGCGGCTGTGGTCCGCGAGGAGTGGTACGGCGACATCCTCGGGCACGTCGTCATGCAGGACCCCGAGGGCAACGAGTTCTGCGTTGCTTGA
- a CDS encoding IS110 family transposase translates to MTKSHDISPGGGRGFEIFCGVDVARETHYAVALDRDGRRLVERALPNDEPALRALFAELAEHGRLLMVVDQPASIGALAIAVARSMNIEVGYLPGLAMRRIADLYPGEGKTDARDAFVIADAARTLPHTLRRVGPDEETVTALGVLAGYDADLAAEATRLTNRLHDALLHVHPALERLLGKHFRRRGVLELLTAAGTPQQLCALDEDALRQALAPRSRRLALTLPAQIHTALEQQSVVIPATVQYGRVISGVAAQLLAVLDERVSVAHDLDTLLKEHPLVEVLISMPGVGARTAVALLLTLGDGSTFRTSGHLAAYAGLAPVTRQSGRTIRSERQPQRGNRALKQALYLSAFASLKHPDSRAYYDRKRAEGKNHTSALLCLARRRTDVLYAMVRDRTPYQPTVPSNDDGTTTTA, encoded by the coding sequence TTGACCAAGTCCCATGACATCAGCCCCGGCGGGGGCCGCGGATTCGAGATCTTCTGCGGCGTTGACGTAGCCCGGGAAACCCACTACGCGGTGGCTCTCGACCGTGACGGGCGGCGGCTGGTCGAGCGTGCGCTGCCTAACGACGAGCCCGCCCTGCGGGCGCTGTTCGCCGAGCTGGCGGAGCACGGCCGGCTGCTCATGGTCGTCGACCAGCCCGCGTCGATCGGGGCGTTGGCGATCGCGGTCGCCCGCAGCATGAACATCGAGGTCGGCTACCTTCCTGGGTTGGCGATGCGACGCATCGCAGACCTGTATCCCGGTGAGGGCAAGACTGACGCGCGAGACGCATTCGTCATCGCCGACGCCGCCCGGACTTTGCCGCACACCCTGCGGCGGGTCGGCCCGGACGAAGAGACCGTGACCGCCTTGGGTGTGCTTGCCGGCTACGACGCCGACCTCGCCGCCGAGGCGACCCGGCTGACCAACCGGCTGCACGACGCCTTGCTACACGTTCATCCAGCCCTGGAACGGTTACTCGGCAAGCACTTCCGTCGCCGCGGTGTGCTGGAACTACTCACCGCGGCAGGGACTCCGCAGCAGCTTTGCGCACTCGACGAGGACGCGTTGCGTCAAGCGCTGGCACCACGGTCACGGCGTCTCGCGCTGACCCTGCCGGCGCAGATCCACACCGCGTTGGAACAGCAGAGCGTCGTCATCCCCGCCACCGTGCAGTACGGGCGGGTGATCAGCGGTGTCGCCGCCCAACTGCTGGCGGTCCTGGACGAGCGGGTGTCTGTCGCCCACGACCTGGACACCCTTCTGAAGGAGCACCCCCTCGTCGAGGTGCTCATCTCGATGCCCGGCGTCGGAGCCAGAACCGCGGTCGCGCTGCTGCTAACCCTCGGCGACGGCAGCACGTTCCGTACTTCCGGACACCTCGCTGCTTATGCCGGACTGGCGCCCGTCACCCGCCAGTCCGGACGCACCATCCGTAGCGAACGCCAGCCCCAGCGCGGGAACCGGGCACTCAAACAAGCCCTGTACCTGTCCGCGTTCGCCAGCCTGAAGCACCCTGACAGCCGCGCCTACTACGACCGGAAACGCGCCGAGGGCAAGAACCACACCTCAGCGCTTCTCTGCCTCGCCCGACGCCGCACCGACGTCCTCTACGCCATGGTCCGCGACCGCACCCCCTACCAACCCACCGTCCCGTCGAACGACGACGGCACCACAACAACGGCTTGA
- a CDS encoding IS110 family transposase: protein MARVIIGMDPHKRSATIEVVNDREKVLAQGRFGTDTDGYQAMLALGRQYKERLWAVEGCNGIGRHIAQRLVADGETVVDVPAKLSARARMFATGQGRKTDPVDAHSVAVVALRTEGLRQVTVDDAGVALRLLVDRRDNLGRSRTDTINRLHQLLLELLPGGAKKFLSAPQARALLNTVRPRDIVGRTRRQLASELITELASIDKKIKAANTQLTELVEATGSNLLGLNGIGPSGAARLIGDVGDIHRFASRGHFASWNGTAPIDASSGDQQRHRLSRAGNRRINRVLHIMAIVQLRNDTEGRDYYRRKLAAGKTSMEAMRALKRRLSDLVYKQMIKDAGAGETGPGGQVGATLQSSAASSIPTAGTSEQSLPGPANTQPRTPFLAAS, encoded by the coding sequence ATGGCACGCGTGATCATCGGCATGGACCCCCACAAACGGTCCGCGACCATCGAGGTCGTCAACGACCGCGAAAAAGTCCTGGCCCAGGGCCGGTTCGGCACCGACACTGACGGCTACCAGGCGATGCTCGCCCTCGGCCGACAGTACAAGGAACGTCTCTGGGCGGTCGAGGGCTGCAACGGCATCGGCCGGCACATCGCTCAACGCCTCGTTGCCGACGGCGAGACCGTTGTCGATGTCCCCGCGAAACTCTCTGCCCGGGCCCGGATGTTCGCCACCGGTCAAGGCCGTAAGACCGACCCCGTCGACGCGCACTCCGTGGCTGTGGTCGCGCTGCGCACCGAGGGGTTGCGGCAGGTCACCGTCGACGACGCCGGTGTCGCGCTGCGGCTGCTGGTCGACCGACGCGACAACCTCGGCCGGTCACGCACGGACACCATCAACCGGCTGCACCAACTGCTCCTGGAACTCCTGCCGGGCGGGGCGAAGAAGTTCCTATCCGCGCCGCAGGCCCGTGCCCTGCTCAACACCGTGCGGCCCCGCGACATCGTCGGGCGCACCCGCCGTCAGCTCGCCTCCGAACTCATCACCGAACTCGCGAGCATCGACAAGAAGATCAAAGCCGCGAACACGCAGCTGACCGAACTCGTCGAGGCGACCGGCAGCAACCTTCTGGGGCTCAACGGTATCGGCCCGTCGGGCGCCGCCCGACTGATCGGCGACGTCGGTGACATCCACCGGTTCGCCAGCCGCGGGCACTTCGCCTCCTGGAACGGCACCGCCCCCATCGACGCGTCCTCCGGCGACCAGCAACGCCACCGCCTGTCTCGGGCAGGGAACCGCCGCATCAACCGGGTTCTGCACATCATGGCCATCGTCCAGCTCCGCAACGACACCGAAGGCCGGGACTACTACCGGCGCAAACTCGCTGCCGGGAAGACGTCGATGGAAGCGATGAGGGCCCTGAAACGGCGACTTTCCGACCTGGTCTACAAGCAGATGATCAAGGATGCTGGAGCAGGAGAGACGGGTCCGGGAGGACAAGTGGGAGCGACACTTCAATCCAGCGCGGCCAGCTCAATCCCGACAGCCGGCACTTCGGAACAGTCACTTCCCGGACCCGCCAACACCCAGCCTAGAACACCGTTCCTCGCCGCCTCTTGA
- a CDS encoding IS110 family transposase: protein MESTEEAAELVERVAALDIGKATLMACIRAPHEHSAGRRRQEVAEYPTTTGALLRLADRLREFEVTRVAMEATSDYWKPVFYLLEAEGFECWLLNASHVKNVPGRPKTDKLDAVWLAKVVERGMCAPSFVPPKPIRRLRDLTRYRRSLIRDRTREKQRLEKLLEDAQIKLSVVASDMFGVSGRAILAALIAGQRDPQVLAELARGRLRSKITQLREALTGHFDDHHALLCAKMLQRVDALTADIAELSTVIETVISPYAAQAAQLDEVTGIGATCAQELIAELGVDMTVFPTAAHLASWARFAPRANQSAGKTKPATTGKGNPWLASTLGEITAVLARSDTFLGERYRRLSRRRGKLRAIVATGNSVLTVVWHLLADPTARYHDLGADFHDTRYHQRLQHNLIHQLERVTGQQVTLSARVETAAA from the coding sequence ATGGAATCGACTGAGGAAGCAGCCGAGCTGGTCGAACGCGTTGCCGCGCTCGACATCGGTAAAGCCACGCTGATGGCGTGTATCCGGGCGCCGCACGAACACAGCGCCGGCCGGCGCCGTCAAGAGGTGGCCGAGTACCCGACGACGACCGGTGCGCTGCTGCGGCTCGCCGACCGGCTGCGTGAGTTCGAGGTGACCAGGGTCGCGATGGAGGCCACCTCCGACTATTGGAAACCGGTGTTCTACCTCCTCGAAGCCGAGGGGTTCGAGTGCTGGCTGCTGAATGCCAGCCACGTCAAGAACGTGCCCGGCCGACCCAAGACCGACAAACTCGACGCGGTATGGCTGGCCAAGGTCGTCGAGCGGGGAATGTGCGCACCCAGTTTCGTACCACCGAAACCGATCCGCAGGCTGCGCGACCTCACCCGGTATCGGCGCTCGCTCATTCGCGACCGCACCCGGGAGAAGCAACGCCTGGAGAAACTCCTGGAGGATGCCCAGATCAAACTGTCGGTGGTCGCCTCCGACATGTTCGGCGTCTCCGGCCGGGCCATCCTGGCCGCGCTGATCGCCGGGCAACGCGATCCGCAGGTCCTGGCCGAGCTGGCCCGCGGCCGGCTCCGCTCAAAAATCACCCAGCTACGGGAAGCCCTCACTGGCCACTTCGACGATCACCACGCGCTGCTCTGCGCCAAGATGCTCCAGCGTGTCGACGCGTTGACCGCCGACATCGCCGAGCTCAGCACCGTGATCGAAACGGTGATCAGCCCTTACGCGGCCCAGGCAGCGCAACTCGATGAAGTAACCGGTATCGGTGCCACCTGCGCTCAGGAACTCATCGCCGAACTCGGCGTGGACATGACCGTCTTCCCCACCGCCGCACACCTCGCGTCCTGGGCCCGGTTCGCACCCCGCGCGAACCAGTCCGCCGGCAAGACGAAACCCGCCACCACCGGCAAGGGCAACCCCTGGCTGGCCAGCACACTCGGCGAGATCACCGCAGTACTCGCCCGCAGCGACACCTTCCTCGGCGAACGCTACCGGCGACTGTCCCGACGCCGAGGCAAACTCCGCGCCATCGTCGCCACCGGCAACTCGGTCCTCACCGTCGTCTGGCATCTACTCGCCGACCCAACCGCCCGCTACCACGACCTCGGCGCCGACTTCCACGACACCCGATACCACCAACGCCTTCAGCACAACCTGATCCACCAACTCGAACGCGTCACGGGCCAACAGGTGACCCTCAGCGCCCGCGTCGAAACCGCCGCCGCATAA
- a CDS encoding winged helix-turn-helix transcriptional regulator has product MATTTAAQRREQAKRDYDAFLEGCPTRELLSRLTDKWVALVIPALAGGPQRHGELAQRIAGVSQKMLTQTLRTLERDGLVTRTVTASVPVRVDYALTALGHELFPVMIAIKSWAETHMDRVFEARIQFDARP; this is encoded by the coding sequence ATGGCGACGACGACCGCGGCACAGCGCCGCGAACAGGCCAAACGGGACTACGACGCGTTCCTGGAAGGTTGCCCGACCCGTGAGCTGCTGAGCAGGCTCACCGACAAATGGGTCGCCCTGGTGATCCCAGCGCTCGCCGGCGGCCCGCAGCGGCACGGCGAGCTCGCCCAGCGCATCGCTGGCGTCAGCCAGAAGATGCTTACCCAGACCCTGCGGACGCTGGAGCGCGACGGCCTGGTCACCCGCACGGTCACTGCCTCGGTGCCGGTCCGCGTCGACTACGCGCTCACCGCGCTCGGCCATGAACTGTTCCCGGTCATGATCGCGATCAAGAGCTGGGCGGAGACGCACATGGACCGCGTCTTCGAAGCCCGGATCCAGTTCGACGCACGCCCCTGA